The region CTTGCCCGTGCCCATGCTGTGCAGGATTTCGCGGTCCCCAGGGTCATAGCGCATGTCGGCCACGTACTCCTCGGCGGTCATGCCGTCCGGTGGGGTCAGCGTGCCGATGGCCTCAAAGAAACTGCGGCGGCGTGGCCTGGCGGTTCGCAGCGTCACCGCGCCGTCACGGACAACAAACTCCAGTTTCTTGCCGGCCTCCAGGCCCAACTCGTCGCGCAACTCTTTGGGCACGGTCACCTGCCCCTTGCTGGTCATGGTGGCGGTAAAGACGCGCTCGTCCGTGGGTCTGGTTTCGTTCACCGTCATTCCTTACCCACCTCCTTACCACCCCAGCCTAGCCTATTTCGCCGCCGAGAACACGCTCTCGCGCCCGCGCGCCGACTCACCTTGACGGCGCAGTTCTTCCTTCGCCACGGTGCCGATATGCACGATGTCGGGGCCGTCGGCCAGCCGCAGGGTGCGGGCCTGGGCGTACATCATCGCCAGCGGGGTGTCCTGGCTGACGCCCGCGCCGCCGAAGACCTGAATGGCCCGGTCGATCACGGCCAGCGCCATGTTGGGCGCCACCACCTTGATGGCCGCGATCTGCCCGCGCGCCTCCTTGTTGCCCACTGTGTCCATCATGTGCGCGGCGTTCATGGTCAGCAGCCGGGCCTGATCGATTTCCATACGGCTCTGCGCGATCAGTTCCCGCACATGCTGGTGCGCCGCGAGCGGTTTGCCGAAAGCCACGCGGGAAGAGGCCCGCGCCACCATCAGTTCCAGCGCCCGCTCGGCCTGACCGATCAGGCGCATGCAGTGGTGGATGCGGCCCGGCCCCAGGCGGCCCTGCGCGATCTCGAATCCCCGGCCCTCGCCCAGCAGCAGCGCCGAGGCGGGCACGCGCACGTCCTTGAAAGTCATCTGCGCGTGGCCGTGCGGCGCGTCGTCGTAGCCGAAGACGGTCAACATGCGCGTCTTGGTCACGCCGGGGGCGTCCATCGGTACCAGGATCATGCTCTGCTGGAGGTGGCGCTCGGCGCTCGGGTCCGTCTTGCCCATGAAGATGCTGACCGCGCAGCGTGGATCGCCCGCACCACTCGTCCACCACTTCTCGCCGTTGATGACGTACTCCTCGCCGTCGCGGGTGATGCTGGATTCGATGTTGGTGGCGTCGCTGGAGGCCACGTCATGCTCGGTCATGGAAAAGGCGCTGCGAATCTCGCCGTTCAGCAATGGAATCAGCCACTGCTGCTGCTGTTCGGGGGTGCCGTAACGGGCCAGCACCTCCATGTTGCCGGTGTCGGGCGCGGCGCAGTTGAAGACTTCCGGTGCCCACCACACCCGCCCCATGACCTCGCACAGCGGCGCGTATTCCAGGTTGCTGAGTCCTGGACCAAAGGTGCCGTCCGGGTCGCTGGCGGGGGGCAGGAACAGGTTCCACAGGCCGGCCTCCTGCGCCCTGGGCTTCAGCTCGTCGATCAGCGGCAGGTGTTCCCAGCGGTTGCCCTCGTTGATCTGGCGGGTGGCCTCGGCGTCGTTGGGGTAGATGTGCTCGTCCATGAAGGCCAGCAGGCGCTGGCGCAGGTCACGCGAGCGGTCGGTCACGTCGAATACGGTCATAGGGATTCCTCCTGAAGGTCGAGGGGGCGAAAGCTGGCGTGATCGCCTTCCACGCTGATCATGGCGCCACGGTGAACGCCGCCGCCGACACGGCGAATGAGCAGGTTCAGGGCGAGGATGCGGTCCAGCACCGCTTCGGCCTGTGCCATCAACTCGGATGAGTCGTCGTCGTTCATTCTGTCGGCCAGCGCCGCGTCCTCGTCGAACAGGGCGCGGTACGGCTCGAAGGCGGGCGTCGGCTCGAAGCCGCAATGGATGGCGAACATCTCCACGCTTTGAAGCGGCATCCGGCCCAGCACCTCTCCGTTTCGCTCCAGCAGGTAAACGGTGGTGCCGGGAGTCAGCGCATCGGTCACACGTACACCCGGAACACACTCTCCGCCGTCGCCGCTGGCCGCTGTTCGCCCTCGATCTCGATGGTGTTCAGCACCGTGATCTGCAGATGGCCCGCACCCGGGTCGGCGGCCTGCAACACGGCGCGGTTGCGCAGGCGGCTGCCGACCCGGACAGGCGTGATGAAGCGCACGCGGTTCAGACCGTAGTTGACGGTCATCTGGGCGCCCTCGATGTGCGGCGCGCCGCCGTGGGTCATGAACTCCCCGGCCAGCAGCGACAGGGTAAGGAAGCCGTGCGCGATGGTGGTGCCGAACGGCCCGGCGGCGGCTTTCTCGGCGTCCACATGAATGAACTGGTGATCCCCGGTGACATCGGCAAAAGCTTGAACGCGGGCCTGATCCACCAGGATCCATTCGGACAGCGCGACTTCCTGCCCGATATTCGCGGCCAGTTCGTCCGCCCTCAGCCCACGCGTCATACGATCATGGCCCCACCGTCCACGGCGATGTTCTGGCCGGTCATGAAGGCGCTGGCGTCGCTGGCCAGCAGCAGGGCCAAGCCCTTGAGATCCTCCGCGCCGCCCAGCCGGTGCATCGGCGTGGATTCCAGAATGGCCTGCTCGCCGTAGGCCAGCGTGCCTTTGGTCATCTTGGTGGGAAAGTAGCCGGGGCAGATGCTGTTGACGGTGATGCCCTTGTCGGCCATCTCGGCGGCCAGCGCGCGGGTGAAATTCACCAGCCCGCCCTTGGAGGTGTTGTAGGCCAGCGTGGCGGCCATGTGCGGATCGTTGCCCTGCAGGCCCGCGACGCTGGCGACATTCACGATGCGCCCGCTGCCCGCCGGCAACATGCAGCGGTTCAAGACACTCTGAGTAATCAGAAAGGTGCCGTTGAGGTTGACGTTCATCACCTTCAGCCACGCGTCCAGCGGGTGCTCGGCGGTGGGCGCCCCCCAGGTGGCCCCGGCGTTGTTCACCAGGATGTCGATGCGGCCCACCTCGGCCACGATCTTCTCGACGGTGGGATCGATGCTGGCGAAATCGCCCAGATCGCTGGCGTAGACGTGCGCGGTGACACCCAGCCCCTCCAGATGGGTTTTCGCTTCGTCCAGCTCGTTCTGCTTGCGGGCGGTCAGGACCACGGTGGCCCCGTACTCGCCCAGTGCCTCGGCGATTTGCAGGCCCAGGCCGCGCGAGCCTCCAGTAATCAGGGCAGTCTTGCCACTCAGGTTGAACAGGTCTTTCAGGGCCACTTTGAACCTCCAGACGGAAGATGGAAACGCGTGGGATCGAATGTGCGGACGGCACCCAGCATAGGCCAGAATTTACGTGCGCGTCAATTATGAACGTCAAGGGAGATTTGCCGGCGATGCGGGCGTCGCGCCTGCATAACCGGGACACGGACGTGAATATCGGCCGCAAATGCCTCTTTAATGTGAGGTAATTCATGTCGTTGGCGGCGGCACTCCCCAACTCATCTGGCTGTAAGAATTCTGTGTCGCGGGGCTGCATATCGTTGCCGGCAATGGGCAAAACGTGCAGCAGGACCCTCAACGGCTCAGTCCGCCCTCTCCATTTGCCCTTCACAAAACCCCTCTGGGGGACGCCCGCGCAGCCCGCGCCTATTCGCATCCACAGGAAGGTAAGCACATGGCAAAAATTCTGATCGTCGACGACTCTCCCTCCGATATCCGCTTCATGACCGACGCGCTGAAGGGCACCAAGCACGACTGCGTGACCCTGACCGAGTCCAGGGACGTGGAGGCCACGGTGGAGGCCGAGCGGCCACAACTCGCGCTGCTGGACGTGGTGATGCCCGATCGTAACGGCTACGAAACCCTGCGCGCCCTGAAACGGCTGCCCGCTGCCGAGGGCATGAAGGTGGTGTTCGTGAGCAGCAAGGGCGCGGAAACCGACGTGAAGTGGGGCATGCGCCAGGGTGCGGTCGACTACCTGATCAAGCCGTATACCCCCGAACAGCTCCTGAGCCTGATCGCCCGGCACGTCTGAACGCCATGTCGCAGTCCCTGACCTCTCAGACGTTCCTGCTGTTCCGCAGCGGCGCGCGGCTGCTGGCGCTGCCCACCCGCGTGGTGCGGCAGGTGGTGCCCGTCGGCGCCCTGTCGCCGCTGCCTGCCACGGGCGGCAGTCTGCTGGGCCTGGCCCCCGCCCAGGGCCGCGCCGTGCCGGTGGTCAACCTGGCCGCGCTGCTGGGGGTGAGCCGCCCCGCGCCGCAGGCCGACGGCAGCCAGCTGGGCCTGCTGTGCGAGTCCGCCGGTGAGCCGCTGCTGCTGCCTATCGACGACGTGATCGGCAACGTGAACGCGGAGGTCCAGGAGGGCCAGGCGCTGCTGCAAGACGCCCAGTTCGGAGAACACCCGGCGTCGCTGCTGAGCCTGACGGCCCTGAGCGTGGCCGTCGGCGGACGCCTGCAGTCGGTCTGACCCCCAGGTCCGTTCCGCGTCCGGCCTGCGGTTGGCCCACGCCGCACTGCCATCTCAACCTCCACCCTGTTCAAGGAGTTTCCCCCATGTCGCAAAATGCCCGCCTCGACCCCAGCCTGATCACCGAGGGCCTCCGCAGTCCCCCCAAACCGCAACGTGCGCCCAGAGTCAGCAGCGGCGCGCTGCTGGGCCGCATCGGGGTGGGGCAGAAACTGGCCCTTACGGCGGGGCTGTTCGCGCTGCCGATCACCGTGTTGCTGTACCTGACCGCCAGCGGTCGGCAGCAGGACATCAATTTCGTGCAGCGTGAGCTGAGCGGCGCGCAGCAGATCGAGGCCTACGGACAGCTGCAGACCTCCGTGACCGATTTTATCGGGGCCAAGCTCGGCGGCGATCAGGCCAAGATGGCGTCGGCAGGCACCGCGGCCGACCAGGCGCTGGCCACGTTGCAAAGCGACATGGCCGCGCGGGGCCTGGCCCTCAGCTCGGCCACCTTCGAGGACGTGACCCAGAAGTGGAAGCTGCTGGAGGAGGCCGGTGCCGGACCGCAGGGGACCTTCGCCGTTTCGATGTTCAACACGTTCACCAGCGATGCCATGTTGCCCGGTCTGGAAACGCTGCTCACGGAGTCGAACCTGCTGCTCGACTCCACGCCCTCGTCGTATTTTGCGGTTCAGGGCGCGCTGGTGCATCTGCCGGAAGTGCAGGCGCGGCTGTCCACCCTGGCGCTGCTGGCCCAGTCCATCAACCAGATCCAGAACATGCCCGCGCTGTCCAACCTGCTGCTGCCGCAGTACCGCGACGAGGCCATCCGCGCCGGCGTGGCGCTGGACGCGGCCTTCAGCGCGGTGGCCCGCGCCGAGGCCCAGGATCCCAGCCTGAAGGCCACCCTGGGCAAGGCGATGGCCGGGCTCGACGAGGTGCGCCAGACCCTGAGCAACGGGGCCGGGGACAACATCAGCGTCGCCAGTGAACGGCTGGACCCCACCACCCTCCAGAAGGCGGCCCTCAAAATCTCGGCGGCCGTCGGCGTGGGCAACACCGAGGTCAAGCGGCTGCTGGGCGCGCGCGTCGGTGCCGAGCGCCGCGGCATGGCCCTGGAACTGCTGTCCGTGGCGCTGCTCACGGTGCTGGCCGGCCTGCTGCTGCTGGCGGTGGCCCGCGCCATCACCCGCCCGCTGACCCGCCTGGCGCAGTCGGCGCGCGCGCTGGAGCAGGGAGACCTGAGCGTGTCGGTGCCGGTCACCACCCGCGACGAGCTGGGCGTGGTGGGCCTGGCCTTCAACGCGGCCACGGCCAAACTGCGCGTCAACCAGGAGCAGACCGAGGCCGAGCGTCAGGCCGCCCAGCGCCTGCAGGCCAACGTCGGCGAGTTCCTGGACGTGACCATGCAGATTGCCGACGGCGACCTGACGGCGCGCGGACGGGTCAGCGAGGACGTGCTGGGCAACGTGGTGGACTCGATCAACCTGATGACCGAAGAGCTGGCCGCCGTGCTCAGCGACGTGCAGCGCGCGTCCACGTCGGTGACGGGCGGTTCACAGTCCATGCTGGAGTCCACCGAGCAGATCCGGCAGGGCACGCTGGTGACCACGCTGGAAACCGGCCGCGTGACCCGGCAGGCCCAGGAGATGACGGCGGCCATCCGGCAGATGTCGGCCATCGCGCAGGCCTCGGCCGACTCGGCGCAGCGCGCCCTGGTGGCCTCCGAGACCGGACAGCAGGCCGTGAGCAGCACCCTGAAGGGCATGGAGGCCATCCGCCAGTCCTCGCAGGGCGTCGCCGTGCGCGTGCGGTCGCTGACCCAGCGCTCGGAACAGATCGAGGAAATCGTGGACTCGATCAGCCACATCGCCTCACAGGTCAACCTGCTGTCTCTGCACGCCAGCATCGAGGCGGCCGGCGCCGGGGAAGCGGGCAAACGGTTCGCCGTGGTGGCCGAGGAAATCCGCGAACTAGCGGACCTGTCCACCGACGCCACCGCGCGCATTGCCGAGCTGATCGCCAAGGTCCAGGGCGACGTGCAGGGCGTGGCGCAGGACATGCAGGTCAACAGCGCGCAGGTCGAGCAGGGCTACGTGGTGGCCGGACAGGCCGGTGAGGCCCTGCGTGAGATTGCCGAACTGGCCGGGGTCACCGCGCACTTCGCCAGCAACATCTCGGACGCCGCGCGCGAGCAGATGCAGGAAGTGCAGGGCATGAGCGGCGCGGTGACCCAGATCGCCGACGTGGCCCGCGAGTCGCAGCGCTCCGCCGAAACAGGCCGCGAGGTGGCCGAACAGCTGCAGCAGCTCGCCCAGCGCCTCAGCGGCAGCCTGGCCCGCTTCCGTCTGCCCGGCTGAGCCCCTGCCCGTCCCCGAGTCGTCCCAGCCCCCGCAGCGATCCGTCAGCTTCACCCGTCCCGGCAAAGGAGCCACCCCATGTCCCAGAACGCCCGTCTCGATCCCTTCCTGAACACCGCCCAGCCCCAGCCTGCGCGCCGCAAAGCGGCCGCCGCCGCCCCCCGCCAGAACCGCAGCAGCCTGCTGGGCCGCATCGGCGTGGGCCAGAAGCTGGCCCTCACGGCCGGCATCTTCGCGCTGCCCATCACGGCGCTGCTGTTTCTGGCCGTCAGCGGCCGGGAGCAGGACATCAACTTCATCCAGCGGGAACAGGCGGGCGTGAGCCAGATTGCCGACTACCAGCGCTTCCAGACCGAACTGGCCAGCCTGGTGGACGCCCGGATTCAGGGGGACGCGGCCGCCGCGACCCAGGCGCAGGAGGCCGCCACGCAGGCGCTGACGGCCCTGGAACAGAGCACCGGCGCGGCGCGGCTGGACACCACCCAGGCCAGCGTGGCCGAGATGACCGAGCAGTGGACGCAGCTGCAGGCCAGTGACCTCGGCCCCGCCGGACTGCTGCTGGCCTCGAACTACAAGCAGTTCTACGAGGATCAGGTGCTGCCCAGCCTGAACGTTTTGCTGCAGGAATCCAACCTGCGGCTGGACTCCACGGCCACCTCATCGTTCGCCATCCAGGCGGCCCTGATCCGGCTGCCCGAGGTGCGCGCCCGGCTGGCCGCCCTGACCGCGCTGGCCACCTCGCTCGAAGAGGTCAAGGGCCAGCGCGACCTGGTGGACATCATCGCGCCGCAGTACCGGGACCTGGCGGTTCGCGCGGGTGTGGCCCTCGACGACGCGTTCAGCTCGATCAAGAACGCCGAGGCCCAGGACGAGAGCCTGACCCCCACCCTGGGCGCGGCCATCCGCAACCTGGAGCCGGTGCGCCAGGCCATCGCCACCGCCGCCAACGCGGACCTGCTGCGCAGTGTCGATCAGCGTGCCAGCCTGGGGAGCCTGCGCAGCGCCGCCGAGCAGACCGCCGCCGCCGTGACCCTGGGCAGCGAGGAAGTCAACCGGCTGCTGGCCGACCGCCTCGCGGCCCAGCGCAGCGCCCAGCTGCTGGAGCTGCTGGGCGTGGCGCTGCTGACCGTGCTGGCCGCCCTGCTGCTGGTGGCGGTGAGCCGCGCCATCATCAACCCACTCTCGCAGCTGGCCCGCTCGGCGCGGTCGCTGGCGCAGGGGGATTTCGGCCAGACGGTGCAGGTCAACTCCCAAGACGAGCTGGGGCTGGTGGCCGTGGCCTTTAACGAGGCGTCGGCGCAGCTGCAGAGCAACCAGGAAAAGAACGAGCTCGAACGCCTGGAGGCCACGCGCCTGCAGAGCAACATCTCCGAGTTCCTGGACGTCACCATGGACATCGCCGAAGGGGACCTGACCCGGCGCGGCCAGGTGACCGAGGACGTGCTGGGCAACGTGGTGGACTCGATCAACCTGATGACCGCCGAGCTGGCCGACGTGCTGGGCGACGTGCAGCGGGCGTCCACCTCGGTGACGGGCGGCTCGCAGGCCCTGCTGGCGACCACCGAGCAGATCGGCCTGGGCACGCAGCTCACCGCCGCCGAGGCCGCCCGCGTGGCGGCCCAGGTGCAGAGCGTCACCGCCGCCATCCGCGAGGTGGCGCTGCAGGCCCAGAACTCCGCCGAGACCGCGCGCGCCGCCTTGAAGGCCTCGCAGCAGGGCCAGGAGGCCGTGACCGGCACGCTGGACGGCATGCAGAACATCCGCCGCGAGGTGCAGGGCGTCGCCAAGCGCATCAAGGGTCTGGGGGACCGCTCGCTCGAAATTCAAGAAATCGTCGACACCATCTCGCAGATCGCCCGGCAGACCAACCTGCTGGCCCTGAACGCCAGCATCGAGGCGGCCGGGGCCGGGGAAGCGGGCGGACGCTTCAGCATCGTGGCCGACGAGGTGCGCAAGCTGGCCGACACCTCCGGCCAGGCCACGGCGCGCATCGCCACGCTGATCAAGAACGTGCAGGCCGAGATTCAGGACGTGATCGTGAGCGTGGAAGACGGCACCCGCGAGGTGGAGCAGGGCTACCGCGTCGCCGGAACCGCCGGGGAGCGGCTGCGCGAGATCGGCGCGCTGACGCAGCAGTCCGCGCAGCTGGCCGAGACCATCGCCACGTCGCAGCAGGCGCAGGTGCAGGGCATCGAGGACATGGGCAGCGCGGTGGAGCAGATCGCCGCCGTCGCCCGCGACTCGCAGGATTCGGTGACCCAGGGCCGCGCCGCCGCCGAGCAGCTGCAGACGCTGGCCCAGAACCTCAACGCCAGCCTGACCCGCTTCCGGTTGCCGTCCTAGGGGGTGGGTGAAAGGTGAAGGGGGAGTTGCAAATGCCACAGGACACTGCCGCAGGGCACGCCGCGCCGGGACAGGCACAGGCACACGCACAGGCCACCACGAACGCCGCCCAGCAGCGGGGCGAGAACAGCGATCTCCTGGGCGGGTTCCTGCAAGAAGCCGGGGAGGTGCTGGGCAGTCTGGACGCCGGACTGGCCGAACTGCACCGGGCCGCGGCGGGACCGACAGACGGCGCGCAGCTGGCAGGTCTGGGCGTGCTGGCCCACCGGCTGCGCGGCAGCGCGGGCCTGTACGGGTTTCCGCAACTGTCCAAGATGGCGGCCCTGCTGGAGCGGATGCTGGATTCCCGCCCGCTGCTGTCCGGCGAGGCGCGCGCGGCGTACCTGGACCTGCTGGGGCACTCGCACGCCACCCTGCGCTCGGGTCTGGAACGCATCCTGCGCGGCGAGCGCGAGAGTGACCTGGGACTGGCCTTTGCGCGCGGCGGCGGGGCGGCGGAGCTGCAGGCGCTGCTGCGCAGCCACCCCGAAGCCTTCAAGCCCCGGCCACCCGAGGACCACCGCCGCCTGCCTGCCGAGGATGACCCGGCGCCGGCGGACCGGGACCCGGACCACGCCTCCGCGCTGGAGGCCGAGCTGCGGCAGTTTCACCGCGAGAACGCCGAGGTCTGGTCCTACTTTGCCCCGGAAGTGCGCGAGCACCTGGGCAGCCTGCGCGAGCAGCTGGGCGGCGCGTCAGCGGACCAGACTCCAGACCTGGACGTGATGTTCCGCGCCGCCCACACCGTCAAGGGCAGCTCGTACATGGTGGGCCTGCCGGGCCTGGGCGATTTCGCGCACGGCCTGGAAGACCTGCTGGGCGGCGTGCGCGACGGCGTCCTGCGCCTGGACACCGGCACCCGTGAGGTGCTGGACGCGGCGCTGGCCGGCATGGACCACATTCTGGACGTGGCCGAGGGGGGCGGCGACGGGGGTGGTCTGGGCCAGCAACTGCAGGTGCTCAGCGCCCGGATGGCGGCGCTGGCCGGGGGGCACGACTTCATCAGTCCGGTTCGTCCGGCCGCCCCGGCCCCTGCAGCTGTGGACGCGCCCCTGCTCACCCCCACGGCCCCTCAGGAAGCGGCCTCGATCCGCGTTCCGGCGCGGCAGATCGAACTGCTGCTGGAGCAGATGGGCGAACTGGTGACGGTGCGCTCGCGGCAGGGACAGACGCTGGGGCGGCTCGACGCCCTGCAGAGCGCCATGCAGGACTCGCAGGCCCGATTCCAGCGCACCGTGCGCGATTTCGAGGAACGGCACCTGAACCCCGACATGGTGCGCGCCGCACCGGACCGCGCCGCGCCCACGGGCGAGGACAGCATGGGCGGGGCCAACCTGACCCAGCAGTTCGACGAGCTGGAATTCGACACCTACAACGACCTGAACATCCTGGCCCGCTCGATCACCGAGCTGAGCGCCGACTTCGCCGAGGTGCGCCGCCGCCTGTCGGATCACGTGGTGGGGCTGCAGGGCGACAACGAACTGCTGGGCAAGCTGCTGCGCCGGCTGCGGCTGGACCTGACCCAGACCAGCCGGGTGCCCTTCTCGCAGGCGGCCTTCCGGCTGCGGCGCTGGGCCCGTGACCACTCGGAGCGCTTCGAGTTCATCGGCGAGGGCGAGGACGTGCGCGTCGACAGCGCGGTGTTGCAGCGGCTGACCGATCCGCTGATGCACCTGATGACCAATGCCCTGCACCACGGTGTCGGCGGCGCCGCAGACCGGGTGGCGGCGGGCAAGCCGGCGCGTGGCCGGGTCTGGCTGCGCGCCGCCGAGCGCCAGAACTTTCTGGAAGTCAGCGTGCAGGACGACGGGGCCGGGCTGGACCTGGAGGCCATCGGCAACCGCGCGCTGGAAAAGGGCCTGCGCTCGGTGCAGGAACTGGACCGGATGTCGGCCGAGGACCGGGCGCGGCTGATCCTGCTGCCGGGGCTGTCCACCGCCTCGGCGGTCAGCACGGTGGCCGGACGCGGCGTGGGCATGGACGTGGTGGCCACCGCCGCGCGCCAGCTGGGCGGGGAACTGCTGATCCAGACCGAGCGCGGCGTCGGCACCACCTTCACGCTGCGCCTGCCGATCACGCGCCGCATCATCGACGTGCTGCCGGTGCAGGTGGCCGGGCACGAACTGGCCTTCGCGGTGGGCACGGTGCGTGCGCTGCGCGAGGTGCGCGCCGACGAGATCGGGAGCGGCGAGTCCGGCCCAGAGCTGATTTTCGAGGGCCGTCCGGTGC is a window of Deinococcus radiopugnans ATCC 19172 DNA encoding:
- a CDS encoding AbrB/MazE/SpoVT family DNA-binding domain-containing protein, producing the protein MTVNETRPTDERVFTATMTSKGQVTVPKELRDELGLEAGKKLEFVVRDGAVTLRTARPRRRSFFEAIGTLTPPDGMTAEEYVADMRYDPGDREILHSMGTGKQKVITLQEFLERQNGTPQNKTAGGES
- a CDS encoding acyl-CoA dehydrogenase family protein, with amino-acid sequence MTVFDVTDRSRDLRQRLLAFMDEHIYPNDAEATRQINEGNRWEHLPLIDELKPRAQEAGLWNLFLPPASDPDGTFGPGLSNLEYAPLCEVMGRVWWAPEVFNCAAPDTGNMEVLARYGTPEQQQQWLIPLLNGEIRSAFSMTEHDVASSDATNIESSITRDGEEYVINGEKWWTSGAGDPRCAVSIFMGKTDPSAERHLQQSMILVPMDAPGVTKTRMLTVFGYDDAPHGHAQMTFKDVRVPASALLLGEGRGFEIAQGRLGPGRIHHCMRLIGQAERALELMVARASSRVAFGKPLAAHQHVRELIAQSRMEIDQARLLTMNAAHMMDTVGNKEARGQIAAIKVVAPNMALAVIDRAIQVFGGAGVSQDTPLAMMYAQARTLRLADGPDIVHIGTVAKEELRRQGESARGRESVFSAAK
- a CDS encoding MaoC family dehydratase; the encoded protein is MTRGLRADELAANIGQEVALSEWILVDQARVQAFADVTGDHQFIHVDAEKAAAGPFGTTIAHGFLTLSLLAGEFMTHGGAPHIEGAQMTVNYGLNRVRFITPVRVGSRLRNRAVLQAADPGAGHLQITVLNTIEIEGEQRPAATAESVFRVYV
- a CDS encoding SDR family oxidoreductase, producing the protein MALKDLFNLSGKTALITGGSRGLGLQIAEALGEYGATVVLTARKQNELDEAKTHLEGLGVTAHVYASDLGDFASIDPTVEKIVAEVGRIDILVNNAGATWGAPTAEHPLDAWLKVMNVNLNGTFLITQSVLNRCMLPAGSGRIVNVASVAGLQGNDPHMAATLAYNTSKGGLVNFTRALAAEMADKGITVNSICPGYFPTKMTKGTLAYGEQAILESTPMHRLGGAEDLKGLALLLASDASAFMTGQNIAVDGGAMIV
- a CDS encoding response regulator; the encoded protein is MAKILIVDDSPSDIRFMTDALKGTKHDCVTLTESRDVEATVEAERPQLALLDVVMPDRNGYETLRALKRLPAAEGMKVVFVSSKGAETDVKWGMRQGAVDYLIKPYTPEQLLSLIARHV
- a CDS encoding chemotaxis protein CheW; translation: MSQSLTSQTFLLFRSGARLLALPTRVVRQVVPVGALSPLPATGGSLLGLAPAQGRAVPVVNLAALLGVSRPAPQADGSQLGLLCESAGEPLLLPIDDVIGNVNAEVQEGQALLQDAQFGEHPASLLSLTALSVAVGGRLQSV
- a CDS encoding methyl-accepting chemotaxis protein, with amino-acid sequence MSQNARLDPSLITEGLRSPPKPQRAPRVSSGALLGRIGVGQKLALTAGLFALPITVLLYLTASGRQQDINFVQRELSGAQQIEAYGQLQTSVTDFIGAKLGGDQAKMASAGTAADQALATLQSDMAARGLALSSATFEDVTQKWKLLEEAGAGPQGTFAVSMFNTFTSDAMLPGLETLLTESNLLLDSTPSSYFAVQGALVHLPEVQARLSTLALLAQSINQIQNMPALSNLLLPQYRDEAIRAGVALDAAFSAVARAEAQDPSLKATLGKAMAGLDEVRQTLSNGAGDNISVASERLDPTTLQKAALKISAAVGVGNTEVKRLLGARVGAERRGMALELLSVALLTVLAGLLLLAVARAITRPLTRLAQSARALEQGDLSVSVPVTTRDELGVVGLAFNAATAKLRVNQEQTEAERQAAQRLQANVGEFLDVTMQIADGDLTARGRVSEDVLGNVVDSINLMTEELAAVLSDVQRASTSVTGGSQSMLESTEQIRQGTLVTTLETGRVTRQAQEMTAAIRQMSAIAQASADSAQRALVASETGQQAVSSTLKGMEAIRQSSQGVAVRVRSLTQRSEQIEEIVDSISHIASQVNLLSLHASIEAAGAGEAGKRFAVVAEEIRELADLSTDATARIAELIAKVQGDVQGVAQDMQVNSAQVEQGYVVAGQAGEALREIAELAGVTAHFASNISDAAREQMQEVQGMSGAVTQIADVARESQRSAETGREVAEQLQQLAQRLSGSLARFRLPG
- a CDS encoding methyl-accepting chemotaxis protein, whose translation is MSQNARLDPFLNTAQPQPARRKAAAAAPRQNRSSLLGRIGVGQKLALTAGIFALPITALLFLAVSGREQDINFIQREQAGVSQIADYQRFQTELASLVDARIQGDAAAATQAQEAATQALTALEQSTGAARLDTTQASVAEMTEQWTQLQASDLGPAGLLLASNYKQFYEDQVLPSLNVLLQESNLRLDSTATSSFAIQAALIRLPEVRARLAALTALATSLEEVKGQRDLVDIIAPQYRDLAVRAGVALDDAFSSIKNAEAQDESLTPTLGAAIRNLEPVRQAIATAANADLLRSVDQRASLGSLRSAAEQTAAAVTLGSEEVNRLLADRLAAQRSAQLLELLGVALLTVLAALLLVAVSRAIINPLSQLARSARSLAQGDFGQTVQVNSQDELGLVAVAFNEASAQLQSNQEKNELERLEATRLQSNISEFLDVTMDIAEGDLTRRGQVTEDVLGNVVDSINLMTAELADVLGDVQRASTSVTGGSQALLATTEQIGLGTQLTAAEAARVAAQVQSVTAAIREVALQAQNSAETARAALKASQQGQEAVTGTLDGMQNIRREVQGVAKRIKGLGDRSLEIQEIVDTISQIARQTNLLALNASIEAAGAGEAGGRFSIVADEVRKLADTSGQATARIATLIKNVQAEIQDVIVSVEDGTREVEQGYRVAGTAGERLREIGALTQQSAQLAETIATSQQAQVQGIEDMGSAVEQIAAVARDSQDSVTQGRAAAEQLQTLAQNLNASLTRFRLPS
- a CDS encoding Hpt domain-containing protein; the encoded protein is MPQDTAAGHAAPGQAQAHAQATTNAAQQRGENSDLLGGFLQEAGEVLGSLDAGLAELHRAAAGPTDGAQLAGLGVLAHRLRGSAGLYGFPQLSKMAALLERMLDSRPLLSGEARAAYLDLLGHSHATLRSGLERILRGERESDLGLAFARGGGAAELQALLRSHPEAFKPRPPEDHRRLPAEDDPAPADRDPDHASALEAELRQFHRENAEVWSYFAPEVREHLGSLREQLGGASADQTPDLDVMFRAAHTVKGSSYMVGLPGLGDFAHGLEDLLGGVRDGVLRLDTGTREVLDAALAGMDHILDVAEGGGDGGGLGQQLQVLSARMAALAGGHDFISPVRPAAPAPAAVDAPLLTPTAPQEAASIRVPARQIELLLEQMGELVTVRSRQGQTLGRLDALQSAMQDSQARFQRTVRDFEERHLNPDMVRAAPDRAAPTGEDSMGGANLTQQFDELEFDTYNDLNILARSITELSADFAEVRRRLSDHVVGLQGDNELLGKLLRRLRLDLTQTSRVPFSQAAFRLRRWARDHSERFEFIGEGEDVRVDSAVLQRLTDPLMHLMTNALHHGVGGAADRVAAGKPARGRVWLRAAERQNFLEVSVQDDGAGLDLEAIGNRALEKGLRSVQELDRMSAEDRARLILLPGLSTASAVSTVAGRGVGMDVVATAARQLGGELLIQTERGVGTTFTLRLPITRRIIDVLPVQVAGHELAFAVGTVRALREVRADEIGSGESGPELIFEGRPVPVIDLREVWGQPQEGAHESAFRLVVLATPTGELAARVDDFGQIEEVSVTPLGGLLSGLEYLSGTALSASGNAFPLLDPSGLGRLARRPQDFLKPLDAAGTSAQRTRILLVDDSLSVRRLVGRMLENGGYAVVTANDGQEALDLLQLDADFGAVVSDLEMPRLNGYELLSAVRARPATAHVPLMIMTTRAGEKHQRLALQLGASDYFTKPVNEALLLRRIGSVLAQAAVPATSGAGA